CCCACGCCGATGAGCGTCGCCCCCGGCGCCACGCCCTGGTACTTGCCACCCGAGCGCGCCCCCGAGCCGGCGATGGTGCTGGCGCAGTGCGTGCCGTGGCCGCTCGTCAGGTCGCTGTCCGGCGTGTCCAGGTAGAGCGCGCCGCCCAGCGGCAGCCCCGTCACCGGGCCGACAATCTTCACGTTGCGCGCGATGTTGGGAAAGTCGCCGTGCGTGCCGTCGATGCCGGAGTCGATGACGCCCACGCCGATGCCGGCGCCGGTGGCCTGGAACGCGGTGCGCGCGGTGTCCGCGCCGATATAGGCCACGCTCTCGTCGAGGAAGTACTCCAGCGGGCGGTCCTCGTAGATGGAGAGGAGGCCGAGCGGCTGCAGCTGCGTGCGCAGCAGCGTCAGCAGGATGGGCGTGACGGGCGCCTTGATGGCCACCATGGGCAGCGACTTCAGGGCCCCCACCCCGTCCCCCACGCGCAGGCCGAGCAGCCCGGTGAGCGTCCTCACCGCGGGCGCCACGGCCTCGTCGGTGTTGAACGACAGGATGAGCGTGCGCATCGCGCCGTCGGCCCGCAGGCCCGGGTCCACCGCGGCCTGGGTGAGCGCCGCCTGGGCCTGGGGGCTCGCGTAGAGCGCGGTGCAGGCGCTGGGTGCGGCGGTGGGCGGGGAGTCGACAATCTTCCTGGAGCTGGAGCCACTGCCCGCCGCGGCGCGTCCCGAGCCGAGGGTCTCCGCCGAGGCGGCCGGCTCGGACGGCTGTCCGGAGCCGCAGCCCGCCAGCGCGGCGCAAGTAGTGACGACCCAGCCCAGCGACTTCAACCGCTTCATATGACGTACCCCGGCGAACGTGGCCCGGAATAGCCGGGCAAGAAGATGTTGTGCATCGCCGTCCCGGGTGGATCTCCCTCGGTGGGAGTCACCTTCCAGACACCGCAACGCCTTGCATCGTCGCGGTGGAACGACAGCTCCCACAGGTCGTCGGAGACCCGGCACGTGAGGGAGGGTGGTCGTCCCGCCCGAGGAGGCGCACTCGGAGAAGACGGTGCGAGAGCCTGGGCGCGAGGGCACGGTGGAACGCGACACAGTGGGACAGCGCTCACAGGTGACGCTGAAGACGGCGTTCACGGTGTGCTTCGCGGTGCTGACCGTGGCGGCGCTCGTGGTGCTGGTGATGCGCACGCAGGTGGCGCTCACGCTGACGGGCATTGCCGCGCTGCTGGCGCTGGCGCTGGAGCACGCGGTGTCATGGCTGGAGCGCAAGCGGCTGCCGCGCATGCTGGCCATCGTGCTGGTGATGCTGGGGCTGCTGCTGGTGCTGGGAGCGCTGGCGCTGCTGGTGGTGCCGGCCGCGGTGGCACAGGTGGATGCGCTGGTGCTGCAGTGGCCGCAGCTGTGGCGGGAGCTGCGCGAGTCGCACGTGTTCCGGCTGGCGAGCGAGCGGCTGCACAACCTGGGGTGGACGCGGCGGATGGAGGAGACCACGCCGCAGTTGCCCACGGGGACGACGCTGCCGGACCTGGTGATGCTCGCCATCGGTGGGGCGGTGGGGCTGGCGGGCGGCGCGCTCACCGTGTTCTTCCTGGTGGGGTTCATGCTGGCCTTCGGTGGGGGCCTGTTGAAGCGGCTGCTGGACCTGTCCCGGCCGGAGCACCGGCTGCGCTACGTGCGGGTGCTGCGCAACGTGTACCGGGCCACGGGCGGCTACCTGTCCGGGCTCACGGTCATCTGCGCCATCAACGCCACGCTCACCACCCTGGTGCTGGCGGTGATGGGGGTGCCGTACTTCCTGCCGCTGGGCATCGCGAGCGGCTTCTCCAGCATGGTGCCCTACGCGGGGCCGCTGATTGCCGGGGCCTTCATCACGCTGCTGTCGTGGGCGACGGGGGGCATGTGGCTGGCATTGGGGGTGCTGACGTGGTTCGTGCTGTACGGGCAGCTCGAGGGCAACGTGCTGGCGCCGCTGGTGTTCCGGCGCACGGTGCACGTCAACCCGCTCATCGTGCTGCTGGCGGTGCTCTTCTGCGCGGAGCTGGCGGGCGTGGTGGGCGCACTGGTGGCGGTGCCCGTCGCGGCGGCGGCGCAGATCATCACCCGCGAGGTGCTGCTCTTCCGCCACGAGCGCCGCGCCGCCCTGAGCCGTGTTCCGCCGGGTGCGACGTGACGCTCCGCCGCGGGCCTCGCTCGGCCCCCTCGTGGGTCTTCTCCATGAGCCGCGCGCCTGCTGGCGCGGGATGACGGGAGGGACGAGGCATGTCGGGCGGACCGCTCCCGTGGCTGCTCACCCATGGCTCGGCGGCGCTGCTGTTCGCGGCGCTCGTTGCCGGGGGCGTGGGCGTGCCGATTCCCGAGGACCTGGTGCTGCTGGCCACTGGCATCCTCGCGCACCAGGGCGTGCTTCCCCTGCCGCTGGCGCTGGGGCTGGCCCTGGCCGGGGTGCTCTGTGGCGACCTGGCCCTGTTCCTCACCGCGCGGCGGCTGGGGCCGAAGCTGTACGAGCACCGGCGCCTGCGCGGCCTGCTACCTCCAGAGCGCCGCGAGCGGCTGGCGAAGCTCTACTCGCGGCATGGAGGGTGGGTGGTCTTCGGTGGGCGCTTCCTGTCGGTGCTGCGCGGGGCGGTGTTCGCCATGGCGGCGGTGCAGGGCATGCCGCTGCGGCGCTTCCTGCTGTGGGATGTCCTGGCCCTGTGCGTGAGCGTGCCGGTGGTGGTGGGGCTCGGCTACGTCTTCTCGCACAGCGTGGACCGGGTGGCGCACGGGCTGGGGCGGGTGGAGCACGGGCTGGCCATCGCCGCGGCGCTCGGGCTGGTACTGCTGGTGACGGTGCGAGCGCTACGGGCCCGTCGGGAGGCGAGGCCGCCCGAAGGCGCCGAGAGTCATGGCCGTCAGGCCCCGCCAGTGCATTGAGGCCCGTCCGGTGGAGACGCCGGCCATGCGAGAGGGCCCCTACCAACGCCCCGGTCCGGCATGGAGCAGGAGCTCCGTCCTCGGGAGAGACACGTCTGCACCCGTGCCAGTGACAGCGTGCTCCGGGGAGCCGCCCAGAAGCGCACCGGGTCGGCACTGTTCGGAAATGTCGGGGGTTTTGCGCCGCGAAATGTCCCGACATTTCCGAACAGCAAGCCTCCGGTGGCGCTCGGACCGGCCTCGCAAGACCGCCCCATGCAGGATGCTGGCGAGTCCTGCTGGCAGGCCCCGTCCGCGAAGTGGACCCGGCGGTCGGCCCCCGCTCAGCTCCCGGCCACCTCGCGCAGGGACGCCTCCACGCCCGCCAGCAGCTCCTCCAGCGCCTCATCCGGGATGTTGAGCGCGGGAGCGATGTACACGGTGTCACCGAGCGGCCGCAGGTAGAGCCCCCGGCGCCGCGCCGCCTCGTACACGCGCCAGCCGCCGCGAGCGAGGTAGCCGCCACCGCCCAGGTCCACCGCGCCCACCATGCCGAGCGCCCGCGGGCGTTCCAGCCCGGGAATCGTGGCCGCCATCCGCTCGAACGCGGCGCGGATGCGGGGCGCCTTGCGAGCCACCTGTCCGAGCACGTCCTCGTCGCGGTAGATGGCGAGCACCTCGCGAGCCACCGCCGCGCCCAGCGGGTTCCCGCAGTACGAGTGCCCGTAATAGAAGGCCCGCTGCGGCGCGCCCAGGAAGCCGGAGAACAACCGCTCCGAGGCCAGCGTGGCGCCGAAGGGCAGGAGCCCGCCGGAGAGCGCCTTCGCGAGACACAGCAGGTCCGGCACCACGCCGGCCAGGTCCACCGCGAAGCGCGCGCCGGTGCGGCCCAGGCCGGTGAAGACCTCGTCGGCGATGAGGAAGGTGTCCACCTCGCGGGTGGCCTCACGCACCGCGCGCACGAAGTCCGGCGAGGACATCAACATGCCCGCCGCGCCCTGGAGCACGGGCTCGAGGATGACGCCGGCAATCTCGTCCGGGTGCGCGCGCAGCGCGGCCTGGACCTGGGCGAAGGCGCGCTCCCAGCCACCCTCGTCCGACGGAGCGGGCACGTGCACCACGTCGAACAGCAGCGGGCCGAACACCTCCCGGAACAGGGGCACGCCGCCCACGCTGGTGGCGCCGAGGGTCTCCCCGTGGAAGGCCCCGGAGAGCGTGATGAAGCGCGTGCGGCGGGGGCGCCCGTTCTGCGCCCAGTACTGGGCGGCCATCTTGATGGCCACCTCCACCGCCGTGCTGCCGTTGTCCGAATAGAACACGTGGCCCAGCCGCTCGGAGGCGGGGAGCCCGGCCCGGTCCGCGCCGGGAGCGATGGCGGCCAGCTCCGACGCAAGCGCCGCGGCGGGCTCGTGGGTGACACCCGCGAGGGACACATGGGGAAGCCGCCCTGCCTGCTCGGTGAGCGCGCGCACCAGGCGTGGGTGCCGGTGTCCCAGGGTGGACACCCACCAGGAGCCATTGGCGTCGAGGTACCGGGTGCCATCGGCGTCGAAGAAGTACGGCCCCTCCGAGCGCACGACGACGAGCGGGTCCGTCTGCGCGATGTACGCCTCCATGGCGGTGTACGGATGCCAGACGTGCCCCTTGTCCAGCCTGACGATGTCCGTCCGCTCCACGCTCACGCTCCTGCTGATGGGTTGCTCGCGGCTCCAACTACCCGAGCCGGTGTCACGGCATCACGCGTCATGCGCCGCCGCGCCGCGTTCAACTGATGGAGTCCTGAAGTCGGGGCCTGCCCGCCTGTCCGGTTGCCGCGGGCATGCCCGGGCTCATGACGCGGCCATGACATGCGGGGTGTTTATTCGAATCATGGCCGTCCTCATCTTCTTCGTGTCGCACTGGGTGCTCTGTGTCTTCTTCCAGAGCTTCTTCCAGCATCGCTACGCCGCGCACCGCATGTACACCATGGGTCCACGCACGGAGCGGGTGATGCACCTGCTGACCTACCTGGTGCAGGGCTCCTCGTACCTGTCGCCCCGGGCGTATGCCATCCTGCACCGCGAGCACCACGCGTTCTCCGACACGGAGAAGGACCCGCACTCGCCGCACTTCTTCACGGACGTGGCGCGGATGATGATGCACACCAAGAAGCGCTACGAGGACTACGCGGCCGGCCGCGGGCAGCCCGAGGCCCGCTTCCTGGGCGGTTATCCGGAGTGGCCGCTGGTGGACACCACGCTGCGCACGTCCTGGCTGGCCACGCTGGGCTGGGTGGGCGCGTACACGGCGTTCTACGTGGCCTTCGCGACGTCGCCCTGGCAGTTCCTGCTGCTGCCCGTCCACTTCCTGATGGGGCCGGTGCACGGGGCCATCGTGAACTGGTGCGGGCACAAGTACGGGTACCGGAACTTCAACAGCGCGGACAAGTCGCGCAACACGCTGCCCGTCGAGCTCTTGTGCATGGGGGAGCTGTTCCAGAACAACCACCACAAGTTCGGCAGCAGCCCCAACTTCGCGGCCCGCAGGTTCGAGGTGGACCCCACGTGGCAGGTGATGCGCGTGCTGGCGAAGCTGGGCGTCATCCGCATCGCCACCCCGCAGCGCGCCGTCTGGCCGGAGCCGCGAGAGGCCGTGCGCGACACAGGCCACGCCCAAGCGGCCTGACGGGCTTGGCGGCAGGCCGCGCCCAAGCAGCCTGACGGGGCTCGGAGCCAGGCCGCGCCCAGGCCGCCTGACGGGGCTCGGAGGCTGGCGGCGCCCTGGCCACTCTAGAAGCAGGCAAGCAACCAGCGGCAAGCGCGCGAGGGGCGCGTTAGATGTGCCCCCGTGCCCGCTGACACCCCGCTCCGCCTCCGCCTCCGCATCCTCGAAGCAGTGACAGACGTCCCGGCCGCCGCCTGGGACGCGCTCTGTGGCCCCGATGCGCCGCCCTTCATCCGCCACGCCTGGCTGGAGGCCATGGAGGAGAGCGGCAGCGCCACCGAGGAAACTGGCTGGGCCCCGCACCACCTGACGCTCTGGCGCGGCCAGAAGCTCGTCGCGGCCGCGCCCGCCTATCGCAAGTTCCACAGCATGGGCGAGTACATCTACGACTTCGGCTGGGCCGACGCCGCTGCCCGCCTGGGCGTCGAGTACTACCCGAAGCTCGTCGTCGGCGGCCCCCTCTCCCCCGCCACCGTCCCCCGCTTCCTCATCGCCGCCGGCGAGGACGTCACCGCCCTGCGCCGCGCGCTGCTCACCGCCGCCACCGAGAGCGCCCGCGAGTCCGGCTGCTCCTCCGTCCACGTCCTCTACCCCACCGGCGAAGAGGCGGACTTCCTCGAGGCCGAGGGCCTGGCCCGCCGCATCACCCTCCAGTTCCACTGGAAGAACCCGGGCTACCAGAGCTACGACGACTACCTCTCCCGGTTCGACTCCAAGCGCCGCAACCAGCTCAAGCGCGAGCGCGGCGCCGCCGCCCCCCAGGGCATCTCCCTGCACACCGTGCGCGGCGCCGAGCTCACCCCGGCCCACGCGAAGCGCGCCTACGGCTTCTACACCTCCACCTGCGAGCGCCACGCCTGGGGCCAGATTCAGCTCACCCCCGACTTCTTCGCCCGCGTCTTCAAGCACCTGCCGGACGCGGTGGAGATGGTGGAAGCCTCCCGTGGCGGCAAAATCATTGCCGGCGCCTTCAACCTCGCCACCCGCGAGCGGCTCTATGGCCGCTACTGGGGCGCCTTCGAGGAGCACCCCTTCCTCCACTTCCACGTCTGCCTGTACCACTCGGTGGAGGACTGCATCCGCGCCGGCCGCAAGGTCTTCGAGCCCGGCGCCGGCGGCGAGCACAAGGTCTCCCGCGGCTTCGAGCCCACCGCCGTCCACAGCGCCCACCTCCTCTTCGACCCCACCCTGGACGGCGCCGTGCGGGGCTTCCTCCGCCGCGAGCACTCCCGGCTGGCCCCGGCCGTGGAGGAGGCCGAGCGCATCTGCGGCCTGAAGCCCTGGCCCCTGGCCGCCCGCCCGGCCTCCGGGGGGGCTACCGGTACCTGAACACCCGCGCCGGACTGTCAGCCCGAAGGGGGTCCCCCCCTTTCTTGAAGTTGTGAAACCGGGGTGAGCCCGTAGAGTGTCCTCGCTATGAAAGCCCCGGAGACGACTGAAGACTTCATCCAATGGTACGAGGACTGCTGGGCGGACCGTGATGAGGTCGAGTACCCCAAGATGTTCGGCGCCATCGACGAAGGCGTCTTCACGCTCGACCAGACGGACGCCATTCAAGCGTGGATGGAGAGTGAGCTGGCGCAGGTGCAGGAGCCGGACCCGAACTGGGAACCGATGGGCGTGCGCGTGGCGCCGCCGAGCAAGGACTACCCGTACTGGACCTATGTCACCAGCGGCCTGTCCAACCCCTTCACCGTGGCGCCCGGCGAGGAGTTCCCGGACGACGCGCCCAGCGGGCTGGGCTACGAGATGGTCATCCACACGCCCGAGGAGGCGAAGTGGCCGGTGTTCCGCCTGCTGGACATGATGGCCTACAACCTCGTGTGCCTGCGCGCCTTCGCCATGGGCCACCGCTACCCGGTGGAGGGCTCGCTGGACGGCGGTGAGTCCAAGCTGGGCGGCTTCGTGTTCGTCAGGGACCCGTCCCGCCCGGACCACTTCGTGCTGCCCAGCGGCAAGGTGCAGCTGATTACGCTGGTGGGCGCCACGAAGAACGAGATGGCCTTCGCCCGCTCCAACGGCATGGACAAGCTGATGGCGAAGCTGGTGGCGGCCGGCAGCGGCTACATCACCCTGCCCGAGCGGGACGAAGTGAAGCTGTAGTCACTCCCCTTCCGCCGCGCGCGCCGCGGGCCTCACGGCTCCGGCGCGTGGCGGCGCGCCCTCCACCAGCGCGCGCAGGGTGCCCGGCTCGAAGGGCTTCTCGATTCGCGGCAGCGGCACCGTCTGGAGGAAGGAGCGGGCGCGCTCGGTGAAGCTGCCGCCCGTCATGAAGACGAAGCGGTGCAGCAGCTCCGGCTGGCAGCGGGCCAGCTCCGCGTGCACGTCCATCCCCGTCAAATCCCCCATCATCAAGTCGCAGAAGATGAGGTCGAAGGCGTCGTCGCGCGCCAGCAACTCCAGCGCCTCGCGCCCGCTGTGCACCAGCACCACGTCATGCCGCCCGCCGAGGATGCGGCGCATGACGGAGGCCAGCTGCGGCTCGTCGTCCACCACCAGCACCCGCTTGCGCTCGGCCGCGTCCTCCGCCGTCCCCGGGTCCACGGCCAGGGCCACCTCGTGCGTGGTGGGCAGCCGCACGTGGAAGGTGCTGCCGCCGCCGGGGGTGCTGATGGCCGTCAGCTCTCCGCGCATGCTGCGCACCAGCCCCAGCGCGGTGGACAGGCCCAGCCCCGCGCCGGTGCCCACCGGGCGCGTGGTGAAGAACGGCTCGAAGGCGCGCTCCAGCACCTCCGGCGCCATGCCGTGGCCGGTGTCCGTCACCTCCACCACCACCCACGGGCCCTCGCTGCGCGTGGTGAGGATGACGCGGTGGTGGACGGCGTCGCCTTCGGGGATGGCGTACGCGGCGTTGACGAGCAGCTGGAGGAACACCTGCCCCAGCCGCGCCTCGTGCGCCATGACGGTGGGCACGCTGCCGAAGTGGCGCTCCACCTGGGCGCGGTAGCGCAGCTGCGGCATGGCCATGGACAGGCCGAACTCCAGCGCCGCGTGCACGTCCACCGGGGACAGGTGCGGCTCGTCCGCGCGGGCGAACGTCTGCAAGTCCCTCACGGTGACGCGGATGCGCTCGGCCCCCTCCTTCGCCTCCTGCAGCGCCTCCAGCGCGTCCTGTAGCGCCGCGGTGTCCCCGGGCTTGTGCAGGGCGTGCTCCAGCTGCTCCAGCGCGAACTGGAGGTTGCCGGTGACATAGGACAGCGGGTTGTTGATTTCGTGGCCCACGCCGGCCGCGAGCTGCCCGGCCATGGCCAGCTTCTCCGACTGCACCAGCCGCTCGCGCGCGTCCACCAGCGCCTGGGTGCGCTCGCGCACGAGGGCCTCGGCCTCCAGGCGGCCGGAGTGCTCGCGGGCCAGCAGCATGTCGCGCTCGGCCTCCACGCGCTTCTTGTCGGTGATGTCGGTGCCGAAGACGGACAGGTTGCCGTTGGCGCACCAGGCGTGCACCTCGTGCCAGCGGCCCGGGGCGATGCGCACCTCGAACGTCGTCGCCGCGCCGTCGGTGGCCACGCGGCGCAGCTCGCGCTCGAAGCGGGTGCCCAGCAGCTCCGGACAGGCCTCCCACAGCACGCGGCGGAAGAGCTGCTCCGGCGAGCGCCCGCTGATGGCGGCGGCCTGGTGGTTGACGTAGGTGACGCGCCAGTCCGCGTCCAGGGTGAAGAAGGCGTCCGGGGTGCCCTCCAGCACGTCGCGCACCCAGGCCAGCGTGTCGCGCACGCCCTCCTCCACGCGCA
This DNA window, taken from Pyxidicoccus xibeiensis, encodes the following:
- a CDS encoding AI-2E family transporter, with the protein product MERDTVGQRSQVTLKTAFTVCFAVLTVAALVVLVMRTQVALTLTGIAALLALALEHAVSWLERKRLPRMLAIVLVMLGLLLVLGALALLVVPAAVAQVDALVLQWPQLWRELRESHVFRLASERLHNLGWTRRMEETTPQLPTGTTLPDLVMLAIGGAVGLAGGALTVFFLVGFMLAFGGGLLKRLLDLSRPEHRLRYVRVLRNVYRATGGYLSGLTVICAINATLTTLVLAVMGVPYFLPLGIASGFSSMVPYAGPLIAGAFITLLSWATGGMWLALGVLTWFVLYGQLEGNVLAPLVFRRTVHVNPLIVLLAVLFCAELAGVVGALVAVPVAAAAQIITREVLLFRHERRAALSRVPPGAT
- a CDS encoding DedA family protein, whose amino-acid sequence is MSGGPLPWLLTHGSAALLFAALVAGGVGVPIPEDLVLLATGILAHQGVLPLPLALGLALAGVLCGDLALFLTARRLGPKLYEHRRLRGLLPPERRERLAKLYSRHGGWVVFGGRFLSVLRGAVFAMAAVQGMPLRRFLLWDVLALCVSVPVVVGLGYVFSHSVDRVAHGLGRVEHGLAIAAALGLVLLVTVRALRARREARPPEGAESHGRQAPPVH
- the bioA gene encoding adenosylmethionine--8-amino-7-oxononanoate transaminase, yielding MERTDIVRLDKGHVWHPYTAMEAYIAQTDPLVVVRSEGPYFFDADGTRYLDANGSWWVSTLGHRHPRLVRALTEQAGRLPHVSLAGVTHEPAAALASELAAIAPGADRAGLPASERLGHVFYSDNGSTAVEVAIKMAAQYWAQNGRPRRTRFITLSGAFHGETLGATSVGGVPLFREVFGPLLFDVVHVPAPSDEGGWERAFAQVQAALRAHPDEIAGVILEPVLQGAAGMLMSSPDFVRAVREATREVDTFLIADEVFTGLGRTGARFAVDLAGVVPDLLCLAKALSGGLLPFGATLASERLFSGFLGAPQRAFYYGHSYCGNPLGAAVAREVLAIYRDEDVLGQVARKAPRIRAAFERMAATIPGLERPRALGMVGAVDLGGGGYLARGGWRVYEAARRRGLYLRPLGDTVYIAPALNIPDEALEELLAGVEASLREVAGS
- a CDS encoding acyl-CoA desaturase; the encoded protein is MAVLIFFVSHWVLCVFFQSFFQHRYAAHRMYTMGPRTERVMHLLTYLVQGSSYLSPRAYAILHREHHAFSDTEKDPHSPHFFTDVARMMMHTKKRYEDYAAGRGQPEARFLGGYPEWPLVDTTLRTSWLATLGWVGAYTAFYVAFATSPWQFLLLPVHFLMGPVHGAIVNWCGHKYGYRNFNSADKSRNTLPVELLCMGELFQNNHHKFGSSPNFAARRFEVDPTWQVMRVLAKLGVIRIATPQRAVWPEPREAVRDTGHAQAA
- a CDS encoding GNAT family N-acetyltransferase — translated: MPADTPLRLRLRILEAVTDVPAAAWDALCGPDAPPFIRHAWLEAMEESGSATEETGWAPHHLTLWRGQKLVAAAPAYRKFHSMGEYIYDFGWADAAARLGVEYYPKLVVGGPLSPATVPRFLIAAGEDVTALRRALLTAATESARESGCSSVHVLYPTGEEADFLEAEGLARRITLQFHWKNPGYQSYDDYLSRFDSKRRNQLKRERGAAAPQGISLHTVRGAELTPAHAKRAYGFYTSTCERHAWGQIQLTPDFFARVFKHLPDAVEMVEASRGGKIIAGAFNLATRERLYGRYWGAFEEHPFLHFHVCLYHSVEDCIRAGRKVFEPGAGGEHKVSRGFEPTAVHSAHLLFDPTLDGAVRGFLRREHSRLAPAVEEAERICGLKPWPLAARPASGGATGT
- a CDS encoding suppressor of fused domain protein, with product MKAPETTEDFIQWYEDCWADRDEVEYPKMFGAIDEGVFTLDQTDAIQAWMESELAQVQEPDPNWEPMGVRVAPPSKDYPYWTYVTSGLSNPFTVAPGEEFPDDAPSGLGYEMVIHTPEEAKWPVFRLLDMMAYNLVCLRAFAMGHRYPVEGSLDGGESKLGGFVFVRDPSRPDHFVLPSGKVQLITLVGATKNEMAFARSNGMDKLMAKLVAAGSGYITLPERDEVKL
- a CDS encoding hybrid sensor histidine kinase/response regulator, coding for MSVTDSSQMAPAPGADTLLAALEEAERHQPEGCMVLRAVRDAAGTITDFEWLWANPAAAHALGRTPEGLRGRRLTEMSPDAGLGGRVDVLRQVVETGRPTADSFPEGEAWLQGTAVPLRDGVLLRLRDVTSALRVEEGVRDTLAWVRDVLEGTPDAFFTLDADWRVTYVNHQAAAISGRSPEQLFRRVLWEACPELLGTRFERELRRVATDGAATTFEVRIAPGRWHEVHAWCANGNLSVFGTDITDKKRVEAERDMLLAREHSGRLEAEALVRERTQALVDARERLVQSEKLAMAGQLAAGVGHEINNPLSYVTGNLQFALEQLEHALHKPGDTAALQDALEALQEAKEGAERIRVTVRDLQTFARADEPHLSPVDVHAALEFGLSMAMPQLRYRAQVERHFGSVPTVMAHEARLGQVFLQLLVNAAYAIPEGDAVHHRVILTTRSEGPWVVVEVTDTGHGMAPEVLERAFEPFFTTRPVGTGAGLGLSTALGLVRSMRGELTAISTPGGGSTFHVRLPTTHEVALAVDPGTAEDAAERKRVLVVDDEPQLASVMRRILGGRHDVVLVHSGREALELLARDDAFDLIFCDLMMGDLTGMDVHAELARCQPELLHRFVFMTGGSFTERARSFLQTVPLPRIEKPFEPGTLRALVEGAPPRAGAVRPAARAAEGE